From Acetobacteroides hydrogenigenes, one genomic window encodes:
- a CDS encoding M16 family metallopeptidase yields the protein MNKMLIACWLSVFSFSSFAATNQNLAIENKVKTDPTFKIGKLSNGLTYYIKKNPNPKDLADFYIIQNVGAILENDDQNGLAHFLEHMAFNGTKNFPGKRLLDYFQSIGVKFGANINAYTAKDETVYYLASVPTTRKTIVDSALLALHDWSSFISLEDKEIDDERGVIREEWRMRSGDGTRLKKAIEQALYQDSKYAIRDVIGDTAVINNFKHQTLKDYYQKWYRPDLQAIVIVGDINPVEVEARISSIFADISKPINPTPRPTFELPDNREPIYYVTADPEAKNCNVRIYHKFTPFPKEKMGSEEYTRYQTTNKIVETLLVNRFDEIQQSLHPDFLSSKIRIGDLVPTKKLFFVGVTTKNNGMAKGFHRMLTELKRIKEFGFTASEIDVVKKNILRSYESSFTERENCKNDAYVISAKNNFLNGDPIVNIEYLYQWHKDNLQSISLDEINKIAATYITNDNNIIVATGPLSQNVSMITVDSLKSIIKEVTASKVEPYKNKLAVPPLMAQKPAKGKIIKETTNSDLGTTEWILSNGIKVVLKPNDLRKDQITFTGFSKGGYSNSLLEDLPSAYYAAGFINSSGIADHSAAELKRILSGAKLSVQPEISEFYQGISGYASPKDAETMFQLINLYIAKPRIDTALCISLINRKKASSENELNSSKTAFADTINQVLFNRSPYRYHENGKMLDKINPVKSFQFYKERFASMKGFTFIFTGNIDKNELKPYIETYIASIPTTNKKDSWKDNGKRLATQNYKVHFASSMSTDKTSIYLAYVNKAKDDLATQIVASAISYDLRMRFLATLREREGGTYSVTVKNSMLSEPISQSFIAIRFDTDPKIADRMLSLLYNEVNNLLKDGVSDENLKRIKESAIKNHKKNLQSPDYWQEVLTTYYMKGKNINKDYEKIVSELTSASIQKAAQDLIGKGQLVEIVMNPKQQ from the coding sequence ATGAATAAAATGCTAATAGCATGTTGGTTATCTGTCTTCTCTTTTTCCTCATTTGCTGCCACAAATCAGAATCTGGCAATTGAGAATAAAGTAAAAACCGATCCAACATTTAAGATAGGAAAACTCAGCAACGGGCTCACCTACTACATCAAAAAGAATCCGAATCCAAAAGATTTGGCCGACTTCTACATTATACAAAATGTTGGAGCCATCCTCGAAAATGATGATCAAAATGGGCTTGCTCACTTTCTTGAGCATATGGCCTTCAACGGAACCAAGAATTTTCCCGGCAAACGCCTCCTAGACTACTTCCAATCTATTGGAGTAAAGTTTGGAGCCAACATCAACGCCTATACCGCTAAAGACGAAACGGTATACTATCTTGCATCAGTTCCAACAACACGCAAAACCATTGTAGATTCGGCGCTGCTTGCACTACACGATTGGTCTAGTTTCATCAGTCTTGAGGATAAGGAAATTGATGACGAAAGAGGTGTTATTCGCGAAGAATGGCGCATGCGAAGCGGTGACGGAACCCGTCTGAAAAAGGCCATTGAACAGGCGCTATACCAAGATTCGAAGTATGCCATCCGCGATGTAATTGGAGATACTGCTGTTATCAACAACTTCAAGCATCAGACATTAAAGGATTACTACCAGAAGTGGTATCGCCCCGATTTACAGGCTATCGTTATTGTTGGCGACATCAATCCGGTAGAGGTTGAAGCAAGAATTAGCAGCATTTTTGCAGATATCTCAAAGCCAATCAACCCAACTCCTCGCCCAACTTTTGAGCTCCCCGACAACAGGGAACCCATATATTACGTTACCGCCGACCCTGAAGCAAAAAACTGTAACGTTAGAATTTACCATAAGTTCACCCCCTTCCCAAAAGAGAAAATGGGATCAGAGGAGTATACTAGGTACCAAACCACCAACAAAATTGTAGAAACTTTGCTAGTTAATCGTTTCGATGAAATACAGCAATCCCTTCATCCCGATTTCTTAAGCAGTAAAATTCGCATTGGCGATTTGGTTCCTACAAAAAAACTCTTCTTTGTGGGAGTTACTACCAAGAATAACGGGATGGCAAAAGGCTTCCATCGAATGCTCACAGAACTCAAGCGTATCAAAGAGTTCGGTTTTACCGCATCAGAGATCGACGTTGTAAAAAAGAACATTCTTCGTTCTTACGAATCGAGTTTTACCGAAAGAGAAAACTGCAAAAATGACGCTTACGTTATCTCTGCCAAAAACAACTTTCTTAATGGAGATCCAATAGTAAATATTGAGTATCTATACCAATGGCATAAGGATAACCTGCAATCAATAAGCCTCGATGAGATCAACAAAATCGCAGCGACCTACATAACCAATGATAATAACATAATAGTTGCCACAGGTCCACTCAGCCAAAATGTTAGCATGATTACGGTGGATTCGCTTAAGTCCATTATTAAAGAGGTAACTGCAAGCAAAGTAGAACCCTACAAAAATAAGCTAGCAGTACCCCCACTAATGGCACAAAAACCCGCAAAAGGCAAAATTATAAAGGAGACAACAAACTCCGATCTTGGCACAACCGAATGGATACTCTCCAATGGGATCAAGGTGGTGCTTAAGCCTAACGACCTTCGTAAAGATCAAATCACATTTACAGGCTTTAGCAAGGGAGGGTACTCCAACAGCTTACTAGAAGACCTTCCTTCTGCCTACTATGCTGCTGGATTCATCAACAGCAGCGGCATCGCCGACCATTCTGCAGCCGAACTTAAAAGAATACTCTCGGGAGCAAAACTCTCTGTGCAACCCGAGATTTCGGAATTCTACCAGGGTATATCGGGCTACGCATCGCCCAAAGATGCAGAGACCATGTTTCAACTCATCAACCTATATATTGCAAAACCTAGAATCGACACTGCACTGTGCATCTCTTTGATCAACCGCAAGAAGGCCTCCTCCGAAAATGAGTTGAATAGTTCTAAAACGGCATTTGCCGACACTATCAATCAAGTGCTCTTTAACCGAAGTCCCTACCGCTACCACGAAAATGGCAAAATGCTGGACAAGATTAATCCTGTTAAGAGCTTCCAATTCTATAAAGAACGCTTTGCTTCTATGAAAGGTTTCACCTTCATCTTTACCGGAAATATTGATAAAAATGAACTTAAGCCGTACATCGAAACCTACATAGCAAGCATTCCAACAACCAACAAAAAGGATAGTTGGAAGGATAACGGGAAACGATTGGCCACTCAAAATTACAAGGTGCACTTCGCTTCATCGATGTCTACCGATAAAACCTCCATCTACCTGGCCTACGTCAACAAAGCCAAGGATGACCTCGCGACACAGATAGTGGCCTCTGCGATTTCCTACGACCTACGCATGCGCTTTTTAGCCACTTTGCGCGAACGCGAAGGTGGAACGTACAGCGTTACCGTTAAGAATAGCATGCTGAGCGAACCCATTTCACAATCGTTCATTGCCATACGCTTCGATACAGATCCAAAAATTGCAGATAGAATGCTCAGCCTTCTTTACAACGAGGTTAATAACCTCCTAAAAGATGGTGTTTCAGATGAAAACCTAAAAAGAATAAAGGAGAGCGCTATTAAAAACCATAAGAAAAATCTGCAATCGCCAGACTACTGGCAGGAGGTGCTTACTACCTATTATATGAAAGGGAAAAACATAAATAAGGATTACGAAAAAATTGTTTCGGAATTGACTTCAGCATCAATTCAAAAAGCAGCCCAAGACCTTATCGGGAAGGGACAATTAGTGGAAATCGTTATGAATCCTAAACAGCAATAA
- a CDS encoding DUF6850 family outer membrane beta-barrel protein — MSKIASRLIANLGILGLLCLYSQNAAASDLKDSVKTSVKLATSDDLKTARNIWLSTSNAAGFALYGFESIGDISLSMSRKSGDFKQIQDAGSINDFTINAKGYDKVKNFSFYGNFYYKREWEKNKEYTNVLFPHNDFPYHLVDTTGGDWKNHEFSLSALVASPKYFNSINAGIGVDYTNISAAKQLDPRSLNRYYSISLKPSLIYNPNERWYIGANGNLDFFREYIHFKLINASQTYIYYNLCGLGAANEMGTLTNNLTVDLRGHALGGNAQLAYSANNFKVIGTAGIQSYFQDLINDETTLKKGGEMKKMLYNGGISFNHASQNLVNNLAITLNMIDGAGYEFTNISIKDENGFTRSKVVDKKQSYKITRSTICATYDLWKLRQGLNYNFMAKVFGGVNSNKESYSNTPVYITQNYTTTFYGAKFGKMVKLGKCFIEGSLQGTLYSNLDKTFEKPAAPAPKKPYQLDLYRAITIPDYYYLTSSKIKMDIDVKVSVPLSPIYIGYLRVYCGSLSKNVGDILKSEASRNWAGISIGLQY; from the coding sequence ATGAGTAAAATTGCATCCCGTCTTATTGCAAATCTGGGAATACTTGGTTTACTATGCCTCTATTCCCAAAATGCAGCGGCAAGCGATTTAAAAGATAGCGTCAAAACTTCTGTAAAACTTGCCACCTCCGACGACCTTAAGACTGCTAGAAACATATGGCTCTCAACTTCAAATGCTGCAGGATTTGCTCTTTATGGATTTGAGTCAATCGGGGATATTTCGCTGTCGATGTCCCGAAAAAGCGGGGATTTCAAACAAATTCAAGACGCAGGAAGCATCAACGATTTTACGATTAATGCTAAGGGATACGACAAAGTAAAAAACTTCTCCTTTTACGGTAACTTCTACTACAAGAGAGAGTGGGAGAAGAATAAGGAGTATACGAATGTACTATTCCCTCACAACGATTTCCCATATCATCTTGTTGATACTACCGGCGGCGATTGGAAAAACCACGAATTTTCATTAAGTGCGCTAGTTGCTTCACCTAAATATTTCAACTCCATCAATGCTGGCATTGGAGTAGACTATACAAATATTTCGGCGGCAAAACAGCTGGATCCTCGTTCGTTAAATAGATACTACTCCATTAGCTTAAAGCCTTCGCTGATTTACAATCCAAACGAGCGCTGGTATATAGGAGCAAATGGAAACTTAGACTTCTTTAGAGAATACATTCACTTTAAGCTAATCAACGCCTCGCAGACTTATATATACTACAACCTCTGCGGGCTTGGCGCTGCCAACGAAATGGGTACCCTTACCAATAACCTAACTGTTGACCTCAGGGGTCATGCGCTAGGAGGTAATGCACAGCTAGCATATAGCGCAAATAACTTTAAGGTAATCGGAACAGCAGGTATCCAAAGCTACTTCCAAGATCTTATCAACGACGAAACAACGCTGAAAAAGGGTGGCGAAATGAAAAAGATGCTCTACAATGGAGGGATTTCTTTCAATCACGCATCGCAGAATTTAGTTAACAACTTAGCCATTACTCTTAATATGATTGATGGAGCAGGTTACGAATTCACCAACATTAGCATAAAGGACGAAAATGGCTTTACAAGAAGCAAAGTAGTAGACAAAAAACAATCGTACAAAATAACCCGAAGCACGATTTGCGCCACCTACGACTTGTGGAAATTACGCCAAGGATTAAACTACAATTTCATGGCAAAGGTATTTGGAGGAGTAAACTCAAACAAGGAGTCGTACTCGAATACGCCAGTTTACATCACCCAAAACTATACCACAACTTTTTATGGAGCAAAGTTTGGGAAAATGGTGAAGTTAGGGAAGTGCTTTATTGAAGGATCACTGCAAGGAACGCTCTACTCAAACCTCGACAAAACGTTTGAAAAGCCAGCGGCACCGGCACCCAAGAAGCCCTACCAACTCGACTTATACCGCGCAATAACCATCCCTGATTACTACTACTTAACCTCGAGTAAAATTAAAATGGATATTGATGTAAAGGTATCAGTCCCCCTATCTCCCATCTACATTGGATATCTCAGGGTTTACTGCGGAAGCTTAAGCAAAAATGTTGGAGATATTCTTAAATCAGAAGCCAGCCGTAATTGGGCTGGGATATCCATAGGCTTGCAGTACTAG
- a CDS encoding sigma-70 family RNA polymerase sigma factor: MRQLKITKSITNRESASLDKYLQEIGKEELITVEEEVELAQRIKKGDQVALEKLTRANLRFVVSVAKQYQNQGLSLPDLINEGNLGLIKAAEKFDETRGFKFISYAVWWIRQSILQALAEQSRIVRLPLNQVGSLNKINKAFAKFEQENERTPSPEELADALDLPKEKVSDTLRVAGRHVSVDAPFVDGEDNSLLDVLVNPDSPNADRSLINESLVKEIERALSTLTDRERDIIRLFFGIGCSEMTLEEIGEKFGLTRERVRQIKEKAIRRLRHSTRSKHLKSFLG, from the coding sequence ATGAGACAGCTTAAAATCACCAAATCGATTACCAACAGAGAGAGTGCATCGCTTGACAAGTACCTACAGGAAATTGGCAAGGAGGAACTTATTACTGTTGAAGAAGAGGTTGAGTTGGCACAACGAATCAAAAAAGGCGATCAGGTAGCCCTCGAAAAGCTTACCCGCGCTAACCTTCGTTTCGTGGTGTCGGTAGCGAAGCAGTATCAAAATCAGGGGTTGAGCCTACCAGACCTTATCAACGAGGGTAACCTTGGTTTGATTAAGGCTGCTGAGAAGTTTGATGAAACCCGTGGTTTTAAATTCATCTCTTATGCGGTTTGGTGGATTCGTCAATCAATCCTTCAGGCTTTAGCTGAGCAGTCGCGTATTGTACGTCTTCCTCTTAACCAGGTGGGATCACTCAACAAGATCAACAAGGCGTTTGCAAAGTTTGAGCAGGAAAACGAGCGCACTCCATCGCCTGAGGAGTTAGCTGATGCACTTGATCTTCCAAAGGAAAAGGTGTCGGATACTCTTCGCGTTGCTGGTCGCCATGTATCGGTGGATGCCCCATTCGTCGATGGAGAAGACAACAGTCTTTTGGACGTGCTTGTTAATCCTGATTCGCCAAATGCAGATCGTAGCCTAATTAATGAATCCTTAGTTAAGGAAATTGAGCGTGCATTGTCGACTTTGACTGACAGAGAGCGTGATATTATCCGCCTATTCTTTGGTATCGGCTGCAGCGAAATGACACTTGAAGAGATTGGAGAGAAGTTTGGGCTTACCCGCGAACGTGTTCGTCAGATAAAGGAAAAGGCAATTCGCCGCCTTCGTCACAGCACCCGCAGCAAGCATCTTAAAAGCTTCCTTGGCTAG